The nucleotide sequence CGCGGTGGCCGTGGTCTACTACGTGGCCATGAGCTTCCTGAGCGAAAACCTGCTCTCCGACTCCATCAGCGCCATCAGCCTGTTCATCGCTTTCTACTACGCACTGACCGGGTTCTCCTGCGTCTGGTACTTCCGCTCGACACTCCGGGACTCCGCCCGCAATCTCTGGTTCCGGGGCATCCTTCCACTCCTGGGCGCGCTGTCACTCACAGCGGCGTTCTTCATCTCCGCGGTCCAGATGTGGGACCCGGCGTACGGCGATACGCAGATCTTCGGGATCGGCGGAGCTTTCGTGAGCGGCGTGCTGCTCCTGGCACTCGGCGTGGTCCTGGCAATTGTGTGCCGTTTCGCTCCCTCCACCCGGGCTTACTTCACGGGTGAGCGGGCCGACGCCGGAGTGGTACGCGGCGAGTAGCGGGCAGCTCAACTGCGGAGTCGGGGCAGCTCAACTGCGGAGTCGGGGCAGCTCAACTGGACTTGGGGCTGCTCAGTTGCGGACTTGGGCTGCGGCCCACTCCCGCAGCCGTGTGGGAACGTCCGGCACCTCGTCAGTGCGGATAGCGTTCCGGCGCAGCGCCCCAAGCCAGCACGCAAGGATGGCGACGGCGCAGAAAACGCCGGCGCTGGAGGCCATGATCCACACACCGGGCGTCTGGACGTTCAGGTCAGCGGCGCCGAGCATTGTGCCGATGGTCTTGGGCGAGAAGAAGAACACCAAGGTGGCGAGAACGAGAACAGCTGACATCACCGTCCGCTGGGCCTTCAGGCGCACCGGGGTGTCCTTGATGGTCCAGGCAAACGCGGGCAGGACCACGGCCATCCAGACCCAGTGGTGAGACCAGGAAACCGGGCTGATGAGGAGCATGGCCAGGGCTGTGGTGGAGACGGCCACGACCCGGGCACCCTGTTGGCTCGCTGCCCTGATCAGGAAGGCCGCCAGCACCAACGTGCCCAGGCTCAGGGCGAGCCAGGGCAAGGTCACGGCATCCTGGGGTACTCCGAAGTGCAGCAGCGCACCCTTGATGGAAAGGTTGTCCACGTAGCCGGCCCCGCCGATCCGGGAGGTGTCGGGCAGGATCTCCAACCAGAACTTCAAGGACTCCGCCGGGCGCACAACCCAGCCAAGCAGGACGGTAAAGGCGAATCCCAGGGACATGTTCGCCAGGCCACGCCAGTCTTTGCGCATCAGGAAATACAGTCCGAACACCAGGGGTGTCAGCTTGATGCCTGCGGCGACACCCACCAGGAACCCGCTTGCCCGGGAACCCCTGCGCCTGGAGAGCACCAGCAAGTCCAGTACCATGAGGCCCATCAGCAGGATGTTGATCTGGCCAAAGGCCAAAGTCTCGCGCCACGGTCCCAGGAAGAGGATCGCAAGGAAGAGGGCTGCAGCAATCCAACAGCCCTTCGTGGAGGAGAGCGCGCCCCGGAGGTCTGCCTTGGATGACCAGTAACGGACAATCGTGACCGCCACCCATCCGGCTACGGCAACACCGGCAACGTTGAAAAGGTTGAGTGCCATGGTTTGCGGCAACCGGGCCAGCAACCCAAACACCAGCGCGGCAAAGGGCGGGTAGGTGAAAGGAAGCTGGGGGCCGCCGGCCGTCGCCACGGTGGGGCCATAAAGGTCTGAGGGTGAGGCACCGGCCTGGTTCAGGATGCTCCCGCCGAACCAGTACACGCTGAAGTCCAGGCCCTGTTTGGCCCATTCGGCGAGCATGATCCACACCGGAAACACCACCGCCGCCACGGGCAGCAGTCGCAGCAGTACCGAAGACGTCGGCGCAGTTCTTTGTGGTCGCGAGGCGGCCGCTGTGGCCCTTGGATCGACGTCAGGCAGTGCCATACAAAATCCCCCAAAATAGCAAAGTCTCAATGGGGGAAGTGTGTCGCCCCCGCACCCATCCTACTGAAGGGCCTCCAGGCATCCGCTGAAGCGGGTGGAGCTCCGGCAGCTGCGGGCGCCTACGATGCTGGAATGAGAGATTCAACGACGAACACCTCCGACATCCTCGCCCTGGACTCCTTGCTTTCGGATGAAGAGCTGGCCCTTCGCGATAAAGTCCGCGATTACACCAGCCAGCGGATCCGCCCGAACATCTCACGCTGGTACGAAGACGCGGTCTTTCCCCGGGAGATCGCTCCTGAACTGGGCGAGCTCGGCGTCCTGGGCATGCACCTGGACGGTTACGGCTGTCCCGGCCGGACCGCCGTCGAATATGGCTTGGCAGCCATGGAGCTGGAAGCCGGCGATTCCGGCATCCGGACCTTCGTCTCGGTGCAGGGTTCACTCGCCATGACCGCCATCCACAAGTGGGGCTCGGAGGAGCAGAAGGAGCAATGGCTCCCCCGGATGGCTGCGGGCGAACTGATCGGCTGCTTCGCGCTGACCGAACCGACGGCAGGATCCGATCCGTCGTCCATGACCACCGAGGCCCGTGAGACATCCGAGGGCTGGATTCTCCACGGCGCCAAGCGCTGGATCGGCCTCGCCTCCATTGCCGATGTGATGGTGGTGTGGGCAAAGACTGATGACGGAATCCGCGGCTTCCTTGTTCCAGCCGGGACGGACGGCGTCACCGCCACGCCGATCGAGCCGAAGCTCTCCATGCGCGCGTCCGTTCAGTGCGATGTAACGTTCGACGCCGTTCGGCTGGGGCCGGCGGCAATCCTCCCGGGTGCCCTGGGACTGAGGGGCCCGTTCTCCTGCTTGAACGAGGCACGCTACGGAATCGCGTGGGGCGCCATGGGGGCGGCGCGTGATTCCTACGAGGCCGCACTTTCCTATGCCGCTGACCGTTTGCAGTTCGGGCGACCGTTGTCCGGCTATCAGCTCACCCAGGAGAAGCTGGTGAACATGCTGCTGGAAATCCAGAAGGGCACCATGCTGGCCCTTCACCTCGGCCGGTTGAAGGATGCCGGGCAGCTCCAGCCGCAGCAGATTTCCATGGGCAAGCTGAACAATGTCCGGGAAGCCATCAAGATCGCCCGCGAAGCCCGCACCATCCTGGGCGGCAACGGCGTCACACTGGACTACTCGCCCCTTCGGCACGCCAACAACCTGGAATCGGTAAGAACGTACGAGGGCACGGACGAGGTCCACACCCTGATCCTGGGCCAACACATCACGGGCATCGGGGCGTTCCGCGGCTGACCCGCCCACGCGGCTGCCCCAACTGGCCTGCTGACCCCTAGTTGGGTTCCGGGAGGATCACCAGTTCCAGGTAGCCGCGAAGGCCCTTGGCCACGTCCACCTGGTCCGGGGCAAGGAGCCATTGGGTTTGGAGTCCGTCCCAGAGAGCCACCAAGGAGGTCGCAGCTTGGTCCGGATCCACGCCCGGGCGGAGCCTGCCAACAGCTGCGAGTTCCTCGAACCGCCGGCCGTAGCTTGCGCGCAACCGCTCGTAGCGCTCGGTGAAGTAGTCCCGGCCAGGGTGCTCATCCGTGACCGATTCGGCGCAGAGGACCGTATAGAGCTCGATCACTCCGGGAATGTCCTCGTTGTAGAGGGCCGTCCGGATGACGGAATCGGCCAAGCCCTCTTCCATGTCGTCGGGGAAAGCGCCACTGGTGATCTCGTCCCGACGTTCCAGGACGGACATCAGGAGGTCGCGCTTGGACGGGAAATAGTGCAGCAAGCTTGTCTGGCTCATCCCTGCACGGTCCGCGACGTCCTGCAGCGATCCCCCGCGGTAGCCACGGGCAGCGAACACCGCATGCGCAGCGTCCAGAATCGTCTGGCGCCGTTCCTCGGATTTCGCGTAAGGGCCGCGCTTCGCTGCGCGGGCCACGTCCTTTGTGGTCATGGCTAGCCAGTGTACGCGGATCCCGGCCCCTCTTGAAATTCGAGTGACCACTCGAATTATCTGTTACCGTGGTCACAATCGACGTGCCGGGGCCCGCCCTCCGGGTGCCGGCAGCGTCAACCTGACACAAAGAGGTGAAGGCTCATGACCCGTTTCACTCGAAGACAACTTCTGGGCGCTGGCCTGGGCACGGCAGCCATGGGGCTGCTGTCCGGCTGCGCAACTCCGGGAACCCAGTCCGTGAACAGTGCACCAACCATCCCCACCGCCAGTGGTCCTGTGCGGCTTACGTATTGGGCTTGGTTGAAGGACTTCCAGAACGTTGCCGACATCTGGAATGCAGCGAATCCAAACATCCAAGTGGACGTCGTCTGGATCCCCGGCGGCAACGCAGGCGGCTACCAGAAGCTCTACTCGGCACTGGCGGCCGGGGGCGGCCCGGATCTGGCGCAGGTTGAGCTGCGGTCGATTCCGGAGTTCATGCTGGTCAACGGGCTGGTGGACATCTCCCGCTACGGCGCCAACGACCACGCGCACCTCTACGACCCCACCTTGTGGAAACAGGTCAGCTACACCGGCGGCGTCTACGGAATACCCCAGGACTCAGGTCCGATGGCCATGTTCTACCAGCCGGCCATTCTGGACAAGGTGGGCGGCACTCCCCCTAAAACCTGGGACGAATGGGCCGGACTGGCCCGCGAGCTTCGTTCCGTGGACACGTACCTGGACTGCTTCCCGATCAGCGACGCCTCACCCTTCGCTTCTTTCGCCGGACAGGCAGGAGCCGCATGGCTGCGTCCGGAGGAGGATGGCTGGGTCATCAACATGACCGACGACGCCACGCTCAACACCGCGCGCTTCTTCGACAAAGCGATCGACGACGACCTCGTCACCACTGCGTACGGTGCCTTCTCACCGGGCTGGTTCGCTGCCGCAGGCAAGGGCGGCATTGCTTCCACCGTCACCGGCAGCTGGGGCGATGCCCTGGTCGAGGGCGTCAGCGGTTCGGAGGGAAAGTGGCGCGTCGCCCCCATGCCCACGTGGGGCGGCACCGGATTCGGCTCCAGCTACCTTGGCGGTTCCACCGCAGCCGTCCTGGCCAACAGCAAACACCCCAAGGAAGCGGTGGAGTTCGCCGTCTGGCTGACAACTTCGAAAGATGGCATCGACGCCGAGATCAAAAACAGCGGCATCGGGTGGTCGCCGAATCCCGATTTCATTGGCACGGACCGGCAACAACCTTCGGCTTTCTTCGGCGGCCAGAACTACAACCAGGACATCTTCGTCCCGGCAGCCCAGCAGCAAAACCCTGACTGGTCCTGGTGGCCCGTAACCCAGCAGTCCTTCAACATCCTCAGTGACGGCTTCCGGAAGAAGGCCTTCGGGACCTCCCTGGTGGACTCGATTGCCGCTTCCGAGCAGCAAATCATCACCGTTTTCAAGAACAAGGGCCTCACCATCCGGAAGGAAACGGCATGACGACCACCCGCATGGCACCTACCGCAGAGCGTCACGAAGAAGCACCCCGCCGGGGCAAGCGCACCGGCGCAGCGGCGCGCGCGCCCTGGCTTCTCCTGGCCCCGTTCCTGGCGCTTTTCGCCCTCACGTTCCTGCTGCCCATTGTGGTGGCGATCCTCTCCAGCTTCACCAAGGTGAGCAGGAGCGGGCTCTTCGGCGAGGCGGGCGTGACCAGTGAGTTCGCCGGGTTCGGCAACTATGCCCAGGCTTTGGCAGACGGCAGTTTCGTGGCATCGATCGGCCGCATGCTGCTGTTCGGCATCGTCCAGGTCCCCGTCATGATCGTCCTCTGCACTGTCCTGGCTTTGATGTTGGAATCGGCATCGGCCAAATGGCCCGGCTTCTTCCGCGCCGCCTACTTCATGCCCTACGGCGTTCCCGGCGTCATTGCCACCATCCTGTGGTCCTTCCTCTATGTGCCCGGCCTCAGCCCCCTGTTCGACGCGGCCAAGCTCGTCGGCCTTACCCCGGACTTCCTGGGCGCCAACAGCGTGTTGTGGTCCATCGCCAACATCGTCACCTGGAGTTACACCGGCTACAACATGCTGATCATCGTGGCGCAGCTCAAGGCCATTCCGGTGGAACTCTACGAGGCGGCAAAGGTGGACGGAGCGTCCACCTGGCGGGTTGCCCGCAGCATCCAGCTTCCCCTGATCCGTCCGGCCCTCATGCTCACCACGGTGTTTTCGATCATCGGCACCCTGCAGTTGTTCGCTGAAGCGCAGGTCCTCAAAACCGTGGCCCCTGCCATTGACAGCCAGTACACGCCCAACCTGAGCGCCTACACCACGGCCTTCGCCTACAACGACTACAACGTCGCGGCCGCCCAGTCGGTCATCATCGCCGTCGCCGCCTTCACCCTTTCGTTCGCCTTCCTCGCACTGACCAACAGGAAGTCATCATGACCGCTACAGCTACCAAGTCACCCGCGACAGCCGCTGCCAAGGCCCGGTCCGCGGGTCCGGACCGATCAGCCGGACGACGCCGGTCGTCCACCATCATTGTCACCGCCCTTTTGGTGGTGGTTGCCCTCTACTTCCTGATTCCCGTGTACTGGGTCTTCGTCGCCTCCACGAAGTCCACGTCCGACCTTTTCTCCACCAATGGCTTCTGGTTCGCTCCCACGTTCTCCCTGTGGGAAAACATCGGCCGCGTAGTCAGCTACGACAACGGAATCTTTGGCCGCTGGTTCCTGAACTCGGCCATCTACGCCGGCGTCGGCGCGCTCCTGGCCACGTACTTCGCGGCAGCAGGCGGCTACGCCCTGGCCAAGTACGAGTTCAAGGGACGCAACCTGGTGTTCGGCACCATCCTCGGCGGCGTGCTGGTTCCCGGTACAGCGACGGCGCTTCCGTTGTTCCTGCTGTTCAGCCAGATGGGCCTGGCCAACACGTACTGGAGTGTGTTGTTGCCTTCGCTGGTCTCGCCGTTCGGTCTGTTCCTGTGCAGGATCTACGCGCAGGCAACGGTGGACACTTCGCTGATCGAGGCCGCCAGGATCGATGGCGCCGGCGAACTCCGCATCTTCCATACGATCGGGCTCAAGGTACTGACCCCTGCGCTGGTCACGGTGTTCCTGTTCCAGCTGGTCGGTATCTGGAACAACTACTTCCTGCCGCTGGTCATGCTCTCCGACTCCGAGCTCTACCCCATCACTTTGGGCCTGAACAACTGGCTCAGCCAGGTGGACCGCTTGCCCGAATTCTACGAACTGACTACCGGCGGGGTGCTGCTTTCCATCATTCCGCTCAGCATCGCCATGATTGTCCTGCAGCGCTTCTGGCGCGGTGGACTGACAGAAGGAGCCGTCAAGTAAATGACCACCTACCAAACAGCCGGCTACATCACGGATCCAGGGCCGGGCACGGGCAACCGCCTCTCGGCGCGGAGCTGGCTGCACAGCGATGCGCCCGCTCTTTCATTGAACGGCCAGTGGCGGTTCCGCCTGCTGCCCGGGGCGCCGGGTACCCCGGGCGGACGCGGCGTCCTCCCTGCGGGCGAAGCAGTGGAGGGTGTTGCCGCAGAGGACCTGGACGATGCCGGCTGGGACCGGATCCCCGTTCCCGCGCACTGGGTGTTGGAGGGAGACGACGCCTACGGGCGGCCCATTTACACCAACGTCCAGTTTCCGTTCCCCACGGATGCACCCCATGTCCCGGACGAAAACCCCACCGGCGATTATCGCCGGACGTTCGAGCTCCCCTCGGATTGGAACACGGCAGACAGGACAGTACTGCGTTTCGACGGCGTCGAGTCCCGCTACAAGGTGTGGCTCAACGGCACCGAGATCGGAGTGGGGACAGGCAGCCGCCTGGCCCAGGAATTCGACATCACTGACACTGTCCGTGCGGGCCTGAACGTCATAGCTGTCCGCGTTCATCAGTGGTCCGCTTCAAGCTACATCGAGGACCAGGACCAGTGGTGGATGCCCGGCATCTTCCGCGATGTGACACTACAAGCCCGGCCACGGAAGGGTCTCGACGACGTCTGGTTGCGGACGTCCTTCACCGGCGGCGCCGGGATCATTGACCCGGAGATCACGGCAAGTGAGGCCGCCTACCCGGTTCGCCTGTCCGTCCCCGAACTGGACATCGACGTCGTCTGGAACTCCGCTGCCGACGTCGCCCCGGTGGCGATTCCCGCCGTCGAGCCTTGGTCCGCGGAGGTTCCGCGCCTCTACAACGCGACGGTGGCCAGCGAAGGCGAGACCGTTTCGCTGCGGTTGGGCTTCCGGACCGTGGAAATCCGGGGCGACCGGTTCCTGGTGAACGGCCGGCGCGTGGTGTTCCACGGCGTGAACAGGCATGAGACGCATCCGGACCGCGGCCGCGTGTTCGACGAGGACTTTGCCCCCGCGGACCTGGCCATGATGAAGCAGTTCAACGTCAACGCGATCCGCACCAGCCACTACCCGCCGCACCCCCGCTTGCTGGACATCGCGGACGAACTGGGTTTCTGGGTGATTCTGGAATGCGACCTCGAGACCCACGGTTTCGAACGGCACGGCTGGGTGGGCAACCCCAGTGACGACCCCGCCTGGCGTGAGGCGTACGTGGACCGCATGGAACGCACGGTGGAGCGGGACAAGAACCATCCCTCCATCGTCATGTGGTCGCTGGGCAACGAGTCCGGTACCGGCGCCAACCTCGCTGCGATGTCCGCGTGGACCCACGCCCGCGATGCCGGCCGCCCCGTCCACTACGAGGGTGACTACACGGGCGCCTATACGGACGTGTACTCGCGGATGTACTCGTCCGTACCGGAAACAGAGGCGATCGGGCGCGATGATTCAGGCTCCCTCCTGCTCGGCTGCTCCGCTGCGGAGTCGGCCCGGCAACGCACCAAGCCCTTCATACTGTGCGAGTACGTGCACGCCATGGGCAACGGCCCGGGCGCGATCGACCAATACGAGGACCTGGTGGACCGTTACCCCCGGCTGCACGGCGGCTTCGTCTGGGAGTGGCGGGACCACGGCATCCGGACCACCACCGCCGATGGCACGGAATTCTTCGCCTACGGCGGGGACTTCGGCGAGGTAGTGCACGACGGCAACTTCGTGATGGACGGCATGGTGCTGTCCGACTCCACGCCGAGCCCGGGCCTCTTTGAGTACAAGCAGATCGTCGCACCGATCCGCTTGGGCTTCTCCACCGAAACGAACGACGGCGGCACTCGCCGCTTCGTCTCCGTCGCCAACCTGAGGCACACCGCTGATGCGTCGGATGTCGTGCTGCGCTGGCGAACCGAGGTGGACGGCGTGCTTGGCGTGTCCGGGGAGCTCGACGTTGTTGATTCCACGGGCGCGTCACTCGGCGCCGGTAGCACGGCGCGCATTGAACTTCCACCGTTGGACAGTAATGGAAGCGGCGAACCCTGGCTCACGGTTGAGGCGGTGCTCCGCAAGGACACTGCCTGGGCCGAGGCCGGGCACGTGATCTCCGCGGCACAGCTGGAACTGGCGGTGACACGTCCCCGCTTGGCAGCCCCGCGACCCCTCGGATCGGCCGGACGGGCCATGGCGGCGGTGGATTCAACGCTCAACCTTGGACCTGCCCGGTTCGAAGAAGGACGCCTGGTTTCGCTGGCCGGGCTGCCGGTTGGCGGTCCCCGTCTGGAGTTGTGGCGCGCCCCTACGGATAACGACGCCGGCGCCGGACGCGGCAGCTACGACCTCGCTGATCCTTGGCTCAACAACGGCGACGGCGTTCCGGCCCCTTCCATGGAAACCGTCTGGCGCGCCGCTGGCCTGGACCGGCTCACGGGCCGGGTTGAAAAGGTGTCCGCCGACGATTCGGGTGTGGTGATCCAGACCCGCTACTCCGCAGCCGACACCGCCCGTTGGGTCTCCGTGGAGGAAAACTGGCAAATGTGCGAGGGCGAACTGTGGCTTCGCGTGGACATCGTACCGAGCACCGGTTGGGACATCATCTGGCCACGGGTGGGCGTCCGCTTGGATCTTCCAGGTTCCGTAGATGGCGCGTCGTGGTTCGGCACGGGTCCCCGCGAGTCCTACCCCGACAGCATGCGCGCGACACTGGTGGGACGGTATTCGGCAGGAATCGACGATCTCGCAGTTCCGTACGCCAAACCCCAGGAGTCGGGTCATCGCAGTGCCGTACGGTCACTGGAACTGCAGGACTCCGGTAGTCCTTGGTTGCAGCTCAATGCCTCCCCGGACTCCCGTGGCCGCCTGCCGGGCTTCACACTTTCCCGGTACACAGCCCAGGAGATCTCCGCGGCCGCACACCCACATGAGCTGCCGGCTAGCCAAGGCAGCTACCTGTACCTGGACGCGGCACAGCACGGCCTAGGTTCCAGGGCATGCGGACCGGACGTCTGGCCGGATTACGCCTTGCGGCCCGAAGCCCGTTCGCTGACCTTCCGGATCACCGCAGCGGGCTAGTACCCCTTCCGTTGTGGGGCCCGCTCTGCGCGACTCCAGAGGAGAATGGAGCGCAGAGCGGGCCCCGCAACATCGTCAGGCAACAGCGATGGGTTCCTTCTTCGCCGCGTCCTTGCGGATGGTGGCACTGATGACCGCAGCCACCGTGCACATGGCTGCCGCCCCCAGCCAGGCGTAGTTGTAGTGACCGGTGGCGTCGCGGATGAACCCGGCAGCCAGGGCGGCCGCAGCGGCCCCGAGCTGGTGGGCGGCAAACACCCAGCCGAACACCACAGAACCGTCTGCGCCGAACACCGAGCGACAGATGGCTGCGGTGGGCGGCACGGTGGCTACCCAATCGAGTCCGTACACCACCACGAAGATGATCATGCTCGGTTCCACGGATGAGCCCAGCAGCAACGGCAGAACCAGCAGCCCGATCCCCCGGAACTGGTAGTACACGGCCAACAGGACTTTCGGGTTGAACCTGTCGGTCAGCCAGCCGGAGGCGATGGTCCCCACGATGTCGAAAATCCCGACGACGGCCAACAAGCCTGCCGCCGTGGTTTCGGGCATGCCGTGATCGTGTGCCGACGGAATGAAGTGCGTGCCGATCAGCCCATTGGTGGTGGCTCCACAAATCGCGAAGCCCGCGGCCAAGGCCCAGAACGTCCGCACTTTGGCGGCCCGCTTGAGCACCTTCAGGGCTCGGACGGCAGCGTTCGCGGAGTCTTTGGGAAGCGCAGGCTCAGGCTTGCCGGACGCCGCAGAGGTGGCTCCGGCGTCGGCGGCGGGAACCACCGGTTCCTCAGCCCCATAAGGCAACACCCCGACGTCGGCCGGCGAGTTCCGCAACCACCGCAGCACCAGCGGTACCACTGCGAGCGCACCCGCAGCGATAAGGAGGGAGGCTCCACGCCACCCGGGGTTCTGCGCTAGGGCGGCAATGAAGGGCAGGAACACCAGCTGGCCGGCGGCACTTCCTGCCGTGAGGATGCCGATGACCAGGCCGCGGCTCTTGGCGAACCAGGTGTTGGCGATGGTCGCCGCGAAGACGAGTGCCATGGATCCCGTTCCCAGCCCGATGAGCACTCCCCACGTAAGCAGGATCTGCCACGACTGGTTCACCAGGACCGTCAAAGCTGAACCCAGACCGATCAGGCACAGCGCCAACGCGGTTACTTTGCGGATGCCGAAGCGTTCCATGAGGGCCGCAGCGAAAGGTGCCGTCAGTCCGAAGAGAACCAGGTTGATGCTGACAGCCAACGACAACACCGTGGTGGACCAGCCGAACTCCTGCTGCAACGGGACCATTAGCACGCCCGGTGCTGCACGGAAACCGGCAGCTCCCACCAGCGCAAGGAAGGCCACCGCCGCCACGATCCAGGCAGGGTGGAGACGGCGACGCTTGCCGGAAGGAAGCCGCGGCGGTTCGGTGGGGACCCCTGTGACGTCGGGAGCGGTCATGCGGGGATCTCCGTTTCAGAGGGAGCTGCTGTGCTTGCTTCAGATGGCGCCACGGCGAGCGGAACCGGGTGGTCCGTCCGCTTGAAGCTGTGCCAGCTCGTGTTGGCGGCGGTCAGTCGGGTGCCGCAGTGGGTGCAGGTATCGGCCGACGACGTCGCCTGTCCGCAGTCCGTGTGGATGACCCGCATGTGGGATACCTCGTTGGGTGCGTCCAAGTGTTTCTCTGCCCAGATGATGATGGCGTTCAGGACGGGCAGGGAGTCCTCGCCCTTGGCGGTGAGGACATACTCCTGCCGTGTGCGGCTCCCGTCCTGGTAGGGGCGCTGTGCCAGCAAACCGGCCTCGAGCAACCATCCCAAGCGCTTGCTGAGGACTGTATCGGCTACTTCGAGCCTTTGCTTGATGGCGTCGAAACGGCCGTTGCCGAAAAAGATTTCCCGCAGCACCAGGCTTCCCCAAGGGTCGCCAAGGACATCAAGGCCACGGGCGAGGCTGCACGTGCGGGCAGACCAGTCAGAGCGAAGAGGCATGCGAACCAAGCTAGTTGACTTTCCTAAAGAAAGCTAGAGGATGACGGCGACACACCCTGCAGGTTTTGCCAGGTTCACTCACGGTTCATCTGGGGTGCCTACGCTTGCCGGGTCTACTCTGACCACGAAAGGCACCCTGAATGTCCTTGAACAACCCTGACTTGGTGAAACGTTCAACCGAATCTCCCGGAATCTCCCGGCGTGGATTCCTTGGCACGGCAGCGGCAGCGACGGCGCTGGCGGCAGCCGGATCACTGCTTCCCCCCTCCGTGCAGGCGGCAATGGCCAGGCCAACCCCGCCGGGGAGCCTGCAATCCATCAAGCACGTGATCGTGCTGATGCAGGAGAACCGCTCCTTTGACCACTACTTCGGTTCGCTCCGCGGAGTCCGGGGTTACGGCGACCATTCCGTCACCCGGCTGCCCAACGGAAAATCCATGTTCGAACAGCCACGCGCCACCGGGGAAACCGTCCTGCCGTTCTCCCTGCGCAAGGCAGCCGAACTCGCGGGACGACCCGGAACCGACATCCAATACCTGGGCGACCTCGACCATTCCTTCAAAGGGACCACCCGGGCGTGGAACGACGGCTGGTGCGATCAGTGGATTCCTGCCAAGAGCGCATCCACCATGACCTTCTACGAGCGCCAGGACATCCCGCTGCAATACGAGCTCGCAGACACCTTCACCATTTGCGACGCCTACCATTGCTCCGTCAACGGCTCCACCAATCCCAACCGCAACTACCTCTGGAGCGGTACCACCGGCAAGGAGCCCGGCACGAACAACCGGGCTGTGACCAATGCGGCCTACGGCTATGACCACGGCGGCTACGACTGGACCACCTACCCTGAACGGCTGGAACAGGCCGGGGTCTCATGGAGGATCTACCAGGACTGGGACAACTTCACGGACAACGCCGTGGAGTACTTCCAGACCTTCAAAGTGATCGGGCGGAAGATGCTGGCCTCGGTTGACGGCAAGCTGCGCACCACCGAGGAGTTCTACGACCAACTGGCAGGCAAGACGGCCGACGAGCAGGAGCGCCTCCTGGCCCAGCTGGAGAAGGGCCGCGCCACCCTCACGGAGGCCGAAAGGTCGCTCTTCGACAAAGCCATGTGGCGTGGCCGCCCGGACACCCTCCTGGAACGGCTCAGCGCCGACATCACCTCAGGCACCCTCCCCCAGGTCAGCTGGTTGGTACCGTCGGCCGCCGACTCCGAACATCCCGGAGCCTCGACACCGGTGGGCAGCGCAAACTTCGTCTACCGCCTCCTGGATACGGTAGCGAGCAACCCCGAGACCTGGGACAGCACCGCGATCTTCCTCAACTTCGACGAAAACGATGGCTACTTCGACCACGTCCCGCCACCCGTCCAGCCGCGGCCGTCAACAGGCGAATCCGCCGACTGGACCACGGCGCTGCCCATCGGGCTGGGTCCACGGGTACCCATGACGGTGGTCTCCCCCTGGACGGTGGGTGGCTATGTCAGCTCCGAAATCTTCGACCACACCTCAGTCCTTCGCTTCCTCGAACGCTGGACCGGTGTGCAGGAACCCAATATCTCTCCCTGGCGCCGGGAAGTCTGCGGCGACCTGACCGGCGTCTTCAATTTCAGCTCGCCAGGTAAGCCGCCGGTTCTGGACC is from Paenarthrobacter nicotinovorans and encodes:
- a CDS encoding carbohydrate ABC transporter permease, which produces MTATATKSPATAAAKARSAGPDRSAGRRRSSTIIVTALLVVVALYFLIPVYWVFVASTKSTSDLFSTNGFWFAPTFSLWENIGRVVSYDNGIFGRWFLNSAIYAGVGALLATYFAAAGGYALAKYEFKGRNLVFGTILGGVLVPGTATALPLFLLFSQMGLANTYWSVLLPSLVSPFGLFLCRIYAQATVDTSLIEAARIDGAGELRIFHTIGLKVLTPALVTVFLFQLVGIWNNYFLPLVMLSDSELYPITLGLNNWLSQVDRLPEFYELTTGGVLLSIIPLSIAMIVLQRFWRGGLTEGAVK
- a CDS encoding glycoside hydrolase family 2 TIM barrel-domain containing protein; the encoded protein is MTTYQTAGYITDPGPGTGNRLSARSWLHSDAPALSLNGQWRFRLLPGAPGTPGGRGVLPAGEAVEGVAAEDLDDAGWDRIPVPAHWVLEGDDAYGRPIYTNVQFPFPTDAPHVPDENPTGDYRRTFELPSDWNTADRTVLRFDGVESRYKVWLNGTEIGVGTGSRLAQEFDITDTVRAGLNVIAVRVHQWSASSYIEDQDQWWMPGIFRDVTLQARPRKGLDDVWLRTSFTGGAGIIDPEITASEAAYPVRLSVPELDIDVVWNSAADVAPVAIPAVEPWSAEVPRLYNATVASEGETVSLRLGFRTVEIRGDRFLVNGRRVVFHGVNRHETHPDRGRVFDEDFAPADLAMMKQFNVNAIRTSHYPPHPRLLDIADELGFWVILECDLETHGFERHGWVGNPSDDPAWREAYVDRMERTVERDKNHPSIVMWSLGNESGTGANLAAMSAWTHARDAGRPVHYEGDYTGAYTDVYSRMYSSVPETEAIGRDDSGSLLLGCSAAESARQRTKPFILCEYVHAMGNGPGAIDQYEDLVDRYPRLHGGFVWEWRDHGIRTTTADGTEFFAYGGDFGEVVHDGNFVMDGMVLSDSTPSPGLFEYKQIVAPIRLGFSTETNDGGTRRFVSVANLRHTADASDVVLRWRTEVDGVLGVSGELDVVDSTGASLGAGSTARIELPPLDSNGSGEPWLTVEAVLRKDTAWAEAGHVISAAQLELAVTRPRLAAPRPLGSAGRAMAAVDSTLNLGPARFEEGRLVSLAGLPVGGPRLELWRAPTDNDAGAGRGSYDLADPWLNNGDGVPAPSMETVWRAAGLDRLTGRVEKVSADDSGVVIQTRYSAADTARWVSVEENWQMCEGELWLRVDIVPSTGWDIIWPRVGVRLDLPGSVDGASWFGTGPRESYPDSMRATLVGRYSAGIDDLAVPYAKPQESGHRSAVRSLELQDSGSPWLQLNASPDSRGRLPGFTLSRYTAQEISAAAHPHELPASQGSYLYLDAAQHGLGSRACGPDVWPDYALRPEARSLTFRITAAG
- a CDS encoding MFS transporter translates to MTAPDVTGVPTEPPRLPSGKRRRLHPAWIVAAVAFLALVGAAGFRAAPGVLMVPLQQEFGWSTTVLSLAVSINLVLFGLTAPFAAALMERFGIRKVTALALCLIGLGSALTVLVNQSWQILLTWGVLIGLGTGSMALVFAATIANTWFAKSRGLVIGILTAGSAAGQLVFLPFIAALAQNPGWRGASLLIAAGALAVVPLVLRWLRNSPADVGVLPYGAEEPVVPAADAGATSAASGKPEPALPKDSANAAVRALKVLKRAAKVRTFWALAAGFAICGATTNGLIGTHFIPSAHDHGMPETTAAGLLAVVGIFDIVGTIASGWLTDRFNPKVLLAVYYQFRGIGLLVLPLLLGSSVEPSMIIFVVVYGLDWVATVPPTAAICRSVFGADGSVVFGWVFAAHQLGAAAAALAAGFIRDATGHYNYAWLGAAAMCTVAAVISATIRKDAAKKEPIAVA
- a CDS encoding winged helix-turn-helix transcriptional regulator; its protein translation is MPLRSDWSARTCSLARGLDVLGDPWGSLVLREIFFGNGRFDAIKQRLEVADTVLSKRLGWLLEAGLLAQRPYQDGSRTRQEYVLTAKGEDSLPVLNAIIIWAEKHLDAPNEVSHMRVIHTDCGQATSSADTCTHCGTRLTAANTSWHSFKRTDHPVPLAVAPSEASTAAPSETEIPA